In one Pseudomonas tensinigenes genomic region, the following are encoded:
- a CDS encoding response regulator transcription factor: MKLLVVEDEALLRHHLQTRLTESGHVVESVANAEEALYQTGQFNFDLAVIDLGLPGMGGLDLIRQLRAGGKTFPILILTARGNWQDKVEGLAAGADDYVVKPFQFEELDARLNALLRRSSGFTQSTIVAGPLLLDLNRKQATLDEQPLALTAYEYRILEYLMRHHQQVVPKDRLMEQLYPDDDERDPNVIEVLVGRLRRKLEGPAGFKPIDTVRGLGYLFNERCT, from the coding sequence ATGAAACTGTTGGTCGTCGAAGATGAAGCGCTGTTGCGCCATCACCTGCAAACCCGCCTGACGGAGAGCGGTCACGTGGTCGAGTCCGTGGCCAATGCCGAAGAGGCGCTGTACCAGACCGGACAGTTCAACTTTGACCTGGCGGTGATCGATCTCGGCCTGCCGGGCATGGGTGGTCTCGACCTGATTCGCCAGTTGCGCGCGGGCGGCAAGACCTTCCCGATCCTGATCCTCACCGCGCGCGGCAACTGGCAGGACAAGGTCGAAGGCCTCGCCGCCGGTGCCGACGATTACGTGGTCAAGCCGTTCCAGTTCGAAGAACTCGACGCACGCCTGAATGCCTTGCTGCGCCGTTCCAGCGGTTTCACCCAGTCGACCATCGTCGCCGGGCCGCTGTTGCTCGACCTCAATCGCAAACAGGCGACCCTCGACGAGCAACCGCTGGCACTGACCGCCTACGAGTACCGCATCCTTGAATATCTGATGCGTCATCACCAGCAAGTGGTGCCCAAGGATCGCTTGATGGAGCAGCTCTATCCGGATGACGACGAGCGCGATCCGAATGTCATCGAAGTGCTGGTCGGGCGCTTGCGCCGCAAACTTGAAGGCCCGGCCGGGTTCAAGCCGATCGACACCGTGCGCGGCCTCGGTTACCTGTTCAATGAGCGCTGCACTTGA
- a CDS encoding dicarboxylate/amino acid:cation symporter has translation MTTRQPLYKSLYFQVIVAIAIGILLGHFYPQTGVALKPLGDGFIKLIKMVIAPIIFCTVVSGIAGMQNMKSVGKTGGYALLYFEIVSTIALLIGLIVVNVVQPGAGMHIDVTTLDASKIATYVTASKDQSIVGFLLNVIPNTIVGAFATGDILQVLMFSVIFGYALHRLGSYGRPLLDMIDRFAHVMFNIINMIMKLAPLGAFGAMAFTIGAYGVGSLVQLGQLMICFYITCILFVVVVLGAICRAHGFSVFKLVRYIREELLIVLGTSSSESALPRMLIKMERLGAKKSVVGLVIPTGYSFNLDGTSIYLTMAAVFIAQATDTHMDITHQITLLLVLLLSSKGAAGVTGSGFIVLAATLSAVGHLPVAGLALILGIDRFMSEARALTNLVGNAVATIVVAKWVKELDTDQLQTELASGGRGIADTRPEDDLGVAEGPTPSNVK, from the coding sequence ATGACGACTCGTCAGCCACTGTACAAATCCCTGTATTTCCAGGTGATCGTTGCCATCGCCATCGGCATCCTGCTTGGTCACTTCTACCCTCAGACCGGTGTGGCCCTCAAGCCGCTGGGTGACGGGTTCATCAAACTGATCAAAATGGTCATCGCCCCGATCATCTTCTGTACCGTTGTCAGCGGCATCGCCGGCATGCAGAACATGAAATCCGTGGGCAAGACTGGCGGCTACGCGCTGCTGTACTTCGAAATTGTTTCCACCATTGCCCTGCTGATCGGTCTGATCGTGGTCAACGTTGTGCAACCGGGCGCCGGCATGCACATCGACGTCACCACCCTGGACGCCTCGAAAATCGCCACTTATGTGACGGCCAGTAAAGACCAGAGCATTGTCGGTTTCCTCCTCAATGTAATCCCGAACACCATCGTCGGCGCGTTCGCCACCGGTGACATCCTGCAAGTGCTGATGTTCTCGGTGATCTTCGGCTACGCCCTGCATCGCTTGGGTTCGTACGGTCGTCCGCTGCTGGACATGATCGATCGCTTCGCCCACGTGATGTTCAACATCATCAACATGATCATGAAACTGGCGCCGCTGGGTGCTTTCGGCGCGATGGCCTTCACCATCGGTGCCTACGGCGTCGGCTCGCTGGTGCAACTGGGCCAGTTGATGATCTGCTTCTACATCACCTGCATCCTGTTCGTGGTGGTGGTGCTGGGTGCGATCTGCCGTGCTCACGGTTTCAGCGTGTTTAAACTGGTGCGTTACATCCGTGAAGAGCTGTTGATCGTACTGGGCACGTCCTCCTCGGAATCGGCACTGCCACGCATGCTGATCAAGATGGAGCGTCTGGGCGCGAAGAAATCCGTCGTGGGTCTGGTGATCCCGACCGGTTACTCGTTCAACCTCGACGGTACTTCGATCTACCTGACCATGGCGGCCGTGTTCATCGCTCAGGCGACCGACACCCACATGGACATCACCCACCAGATCACTCTGCTGCTGGTATTGCTGCTGTCCTCCAAAGGCGCGGCTGGCGTGACCGGTTCGGGCTTCATCGTGCTGGCCGCGACCCTGTCGGCGGTAGGTCACCTGCCGGTGGCCGGTCTGGCGCTGATCCTCGGTATCGACCGCTTTATGTCCGAAGCCCGCGCACTGACCAACCTGGTCGGTAACGCGGTAGCCACCATCGTGGTTGCCAAGTGGGTCAAGGAACTGGATACCGATCAGCTGCAAACCGAGCTGGCCTCGGGCGGCCGCGGTATCGCTGATACCCGTCCGGAAGATGATCTGGGTGTGGCTGAAGGCCCAACCCCAAGCAATGTGAAGTAA
- a CDS encoding outer membrane beta-barrel protein codes for MTFNKLLLALTVMSASIAAQADTTSNFAGLSFGQTSDKIDKSHALNNNLDHPNATGAIDGNNTYGVRLGQQNSQGRYYATYDNVSGSHNGIKLRQENLLGSYDLFYPVGGSTKLFGGATAGLTKLTQESPGFSRDSDIGYAVGGQLGVLQQVSQNTSVELGYRYLRSNASTEMSERGGSKQGSLDLTSSAQTYLSANYNF; via the coding sequence ATGACTTTTAACAAACTGTTGCTGGCATTGACCGTAATGAGCGCCAGTATCGCGGCCCAGGCCGACACCACTTCCAACTTCGCCGGCCTGTCCTTCGGCCAGACCAGCGACAAGATCGACAAGTCCCACGCACTGAACAACAACCTCGACCACCCGAACGCCACTGGCGCGATCGACGGCAACAACACCTACGGCGTACGCCTCGGTCAGCAAAACAGCCAGGGTCGCTACTACGCCACCTACGACAACGTGTCGGGCTCGCACAATGGCATTAAACTGCGTCAGGAAAACCTGTTGGGCAGCTACGATCTGTTCTACCCAGTGGGCGGCAGCACCAAGTTGTTCGGCGGTGCAACGGCCGGTCTGACCAAACTGACTCAGGAGTCGCCAGGCTTTAGCCGCGACAGTGATATCGGTTATGCCGTCGGTGGTCAGTTGGGTGTGTTGCAACAAGTATCGCAAAACACTTCGGTCGAACTCGGTTACCGTTACCTGCGCAGCAACGCCAGCACCGAGATGAGCGAGCGCGGTGGCAGCAAGCAGGGCTCGCTGGATTTGACCAGCAGCGCGCAGACTTACCTGTCGGCTAACTACAATTTCTAA
- a CDS encoding AraC family transcriptional regulator: protein MRERTIASHFARAALGGARRQGFDYSGLLLQLGISPELLDEPRARIAPEQFTRLIQGLWLALDDEYLGFGNAPSKPGSFAMMCHASIHCRNLEKALQRGLLFYSLFPEAPRLSLTREDEWVRLSLDDSQLWDPDHFLTESLLVIWHRLGSWLIGQRIRLEQASFSYPRPEHGAEYDLLFPCPLTFGTEQSSLLFHSRYLSMPLLQDERTLKHFLERSPADLLSRPDDGDSLSSRLRRLLSRDTANWPDLDAVAAHLHISPQTLRRHLREEGTSFQELKDQLRRDIAIYHLSRADLSLQQIAEQLGFSEPSAFHRAFKKWTGLTPGAYRAQEQ from the coding sequence ATGCGCGAACGCACCATTGCCAGTCATTTCGCCCGTGCCGCCCTCGGTGGCGCACGCCGCCAAGGGTTCGATTACTCCGGCCTGCTGTTGCAACTGGGCATCAGCCCGGAGCTGCTCGATGAGCCACGCGCGCGCATTGCCCCGGAACAATTCACCCGGTTGATTCAGGGCCTGTGGCTGGCGCTGGACGACGAATACCTGGGTTTTGGCAACGCACCAAGCAAACCCGGCAGTTTCGCCATGATGTGCCATGCCTCGATTCACTGCCGCAATCTGGAAAAAGCCCTGCAACGCGGCTTATTGTTTTATAGCCTATTCCCCGAAGCCCCGCGCCTGAGCCTGACGCGCGAAGACGAATGGGTGCGCCTGAGCCTCGACGATTCACAATTGTGGGATCCCGATCACTTTCTCACTGAGAGCCTGCTGGTGATCTGGCATCGCCTCGGCAGTTGGCTGATCGGCCAGCGGATTCGCCTCGAACAGGCGAGCTTCAGCTATCCGCGCCCCGAGCATGGTGCCGAATACGATCTGCTGTTTCCCTGCCCGCTGACCTTCGGCACCGAGCAAAGCAGCCTTTTATTCCACAGCCGCTATCTGTCTATGCCGCTGCTGCAGGACGAACGCACGCTCAAACACTTCCTCGAACGCTCCCCCGCCGACCTGCTCTCACGTCCGGACGACGGCGACAGTCTGAGCAGCCGTCTGCGCCGCTTGCTCAGCCGTGACACTGCAAATTGGCCGGATCTGGACGCGGTGGCGGCACACTTGCACATCAGCCCGCAGACCTTGCGCCGGCACTTGCGTGAGGAAGGCACGAGTTTTCAGGAGTTGAAGGATCAGTTGCGGCGGGATATCGCCATTTATCATTTGAGCCGGGCTGATCTGTCGTTGCAGCAGATTGCCGAGCAGCTCGGGTTTTCCGAGCCGTCGGCGTTTCACCGGGCGTTCAAGAAGTGGACGGGGCTGACGCCGGGGGCTTATCGGGCGCAGGAGCAATGA
- a CDS encoding ATP-binding protein — MIRSLRVRLMLAATTLAVLFMLALLPAMQGAFSLALQDSIEQRLASDVTTLISAARIENGRLVMPNQLPDERFNLTDFRLLGYIYDREGHLVWRSKATQEEQINYKPRYDGLGNEFARIRETNGQEFFVYDVEVKLLGGKSAAFSIVALQPVREYETTLEGLRENLYLGFGAALLVLLALLWIGLTWGLKALRRLSQELDEIEGGTRESLTEQHPRELLRLTGSLNRLLHSERQQRSRYRDSLDDLAHSLKTPLAVLQGVSEDMAQRPEERDQAWVLQSQIERMSQQISYQLQRASLRKSGLVRHQVRLQPVLKSLCDTLDKVYRDKHVRVAFDLPEHCYVPIEQGALLEMMGNLLENAYRLCLGEVRISVRETLAGIELCVEDDGPGVPPDQRARILERGERLDAQHPGQGIGLAVVKDIIESYNAKLALGDSPMGGAAFRIHFPAV; from the coding sequence TTGATTCGTTCTCTTCGCGTTCGCTTGATGCTCGCCGCCACCACGTTGGCGGTGTTGTTCATGCTCGCCTTGCTCCCGGCCATGCAAGGCGCGTTCAGCCTGGCGTTGCAGGATTCGATCGAACAACGCCTGGCCTCGGACGTCACCACGCTGATCTCTGCCGCACGCATCGAAAACGGTCGGCTAGTGATGCCCAATCAGTTGCCGGATGAGCGCTTCAATCTCACCGATTTCCGTTTGCTCGGCTACATCTACGATCGCGAAGGGCATCTGGTCTGGCGCTCGAAAGCCACCCAGGAAGAGCAGATCAACTACAAGCCGCGTTATGACGGCCTCGGCAATGAGTTCGCGCGGATTCGTGAAACCAACGGCCAGGAATTCTTTGTCTACGACGTCGAAGTCAAACTGCTCGGCGGCAAAAGCGCGGCGTTCAGCATCGTTGCCCTGCAACCGGTGCGCGAGTACGAAACCACTCTCGAAGGCCTGCGCGAAAATCTCTATCTGGGCTTCGGTGCAGCGTTGCTGGTGCTGCTGGCACTGCTATGGATCGGCCTGACCTGGGGTCTCAAAGCGCTGCGCCGGCTCAGTCAGGAGCTCGACGAAATCGAGGGCGGCACCCGGGAAAGTCTCACTGAACAACATCCGCGCGAGTTGCTGCGTCTGACCGGCTCGCTCAACCGCTTGCTGCACAGCGAGCGTCAGCAGCGCAGTCGTTATCGCGACTCTCTCGATGACTTGGCGCACAGCCTGAAAACCCCGTTGGCGGTGTTGCAAGGCGTCAGCGAGGACATGGCTCAACGTCCCGAAGAACGCGATCAGGCCTGGGTGCTGCAAAGCCAGATCGAACGCATGAGCCAGCAGATCAGCTATCAACTGCAACGGGCCAGTTTGCGCAAAAGCGGACTGGTGCGACACCAGGTGCGCTTGCAACCGGTGCTCAAAAGCCTGTGCGACACTCTCGACAAGGTGTACCGCGACAAGCATGTGCGCGTGGCCTTTGATCTGCCTGAGCACTGCTATGTGCCGATCGAGCAGGGTGCCTTGCTGGAGATGATGGGCAACTTGCTGGAAAACGCTTATCGCCTGTGTCTGGGCGAAGTGCGTATCAGCGTGCGTGAGACTCTGGCCGGGATTGAACTGTGCGTCGAAGATGACGGCCCGGGCGTACCACCGGATCAGCGGGCGCGGATTCTGGAACGTGGTGAACGACTGGATGCCCAGCATCCGGGGCAGGGGATCGGCTTGGCGGTGGTCAAGGACATTATCGAAAGCTACAACGCCAAGTTGGCCTTGGGCGATTCGCCGATGGGTGGGGCGGCGTTCAGGATTCATTTTCCGGCGGTGTGA